Proteins encoded together in one Candidatus Saccharibacteria bacterium window:
- a CDS encoding glutaredoxin family protein, with protein MSQQTKKVTVYHTNSCVYCHKAMEFMDSKGVPYIAKNVQENSEYAKEMFEKSRQFAVPVIVVDDEVLPPGYNQALLASKLGLAN; from the coding sequence ATGAGTCAACAGACCAAAAAAGTTACAGTTTATCACACCAATTCCTGTGTTTATTGTCACAAAGCAATGGAATTCATGGATAGCAAAGGTGTACCCTATATTGCCAAGAATGTTCAAGAAAACTCAGAATACGCTAAGGAAATGTTTGAGAAGTCCAGACAGTTTGCTGTGCCAGTAATAGTAGTCGATGATGAAGTATTGCCACCAGGCTACAATCAAGCTTTGCTTGCAAGCAAATTAGGTCTAGCAAATTAG
- a CDS encoding rhodanese-related sulfurtransferase, protein MSKKYQVILFYKYIAVDNPSLEVLIQRGLLTELKIKGRVLIGEEGINGTVAGRVADIEKYIEYLTSRFGEIDFKIDRYAKVPFPKLKVKARKEIVTLMSDQEIDKESADYIEPDQLQDILENNPDSIVLFDARNEYESRIGKFDNAITPDIKNFRDLPEWVENSDLDKEQEIVTYCTGGIRCEKFSALLKSKGYKNVKQLHGGIINYAKRYPQGHYLGTCFVFDERMSVAFDDNPRLISQCIYCNTMDQSYHNCKNKQCNALVVICNDCYQSNYHCLDCKQLVNI, encoded by the coding sequence ATGTCAAAAAAGTATCAAGTAATTTTATTTTATAAGTATATAGCGGTCGATAATCCGAGTTTGGAAGTATTGATTCAAAGAGGTCTTCTAACAGAATTAAAGATTAAGGGTAGGGTTTTAATCGGGGAAGAAGGGATCAATGGCACAGTTGCTGGCAGGGTAGCTGACATTGAAAAGTATATCGAATACTTGACATCTAGATTTGGAGAAATAGACTTCAAGATAGATAGGTATGCCAAGGTGCCATTTCCAAAACTCAAAGTCAAAGCTCGCAAGGAAATAGTGACACTGATGTCCGATCAAGAGATTGATAAAGAGTCTGCTGATTATATTGAGCCAGACCAGTTGCAAGATATTCTTGAAAACAATCCAGATAGCATAGTACTATTTGATGCAAGAAATGAGTATGAGAGCAGAATAGGCAAATTCGATAATGCTATTACTCCTGATATCAAGAATTTTAGAGATCTTCCAGAATGGGTTGAGAATAGTGATCTAGATAAGGAACAAGAGATAGTTACTTATTGCACAGGGGGGATTCGTTGTGAGAAATTTTCCGCCCTACTCAAGAGTAAGGGATACAAAAATGTTAAACAATTGCATGGAGGTATTATCAATTATGCTAAGCGTTATCCACAGGGTCACTATCTGGGGACTTGTTTCGTATTTGATGAAAGGATGAGTGTGGCATTTGATGACAACCCTAGACTGATTAGTCAGTGTATCTATTGCAATACCATGGATCAGAGTTACCATAATTGTAAAAACAAGCAGTGTAATGCATTGGTGGTGATATGTAATGATTGTTATCAATCAAATTATCACTGTTTGGATTGTAAGCAACTAGTAAATATTTAA
- a CDS encoding prepilin peptidase, whose product MLIMAIILSMILASFFVTLGFRVKEFMIKNQEINYSKLLIDRSRCDNCQIVLNPLQLVPIFGLIFYRGRCPKCQSKITKAYIYWEIIYSVGFVSLLGYGDYRFELVTILDLIFFSFGIVGVITDYYQKLLPDFVLKILVVVGGLEFLLISPDTKTIILQSLVVVLLIAINWLSKERFMGNGDLWLIVGVNLSLSDASLVVSYLVAIYSATLIGIIGMATKKLTIKSSIAFGPFILLGWWVAKLSLVDFKWLIESLRLL is encoded by the coding sequence ATGCTTATTATGGCCATTATCTTGTCGATGATTCTTGCAAGCTTTTTTGTGACATTGGGGTTTAGGGTTAAAGAGTTTATGATAAAGAATCAAGAAATTAATTACTCTAAATTATTAATTGATAGATCCCGTTGTGATAATTGTCAGATTGTTCTAAATCCACTACAACTCGTCCCAATCTTCGGGCTAATATTCTATAGAGGTAGATGTCCAAAGTGTCAATCAAAAATAACTAAAGCATATATATATTGGGAGATCATTTATAGTGTTGGTTTTGTCAGCTTACTTGGATATGGTGATTATCGATTTGAGTTAGTCACAATCTTGGACTTGATATTCTTTTCATTTGGTATTGTTGGCGTGATTACTGATTATTATCAGAAACTCCTTCCAGATTTTGTGCTAAAAATCCTGGTTGTGGTAGGAGGGTTAGAGTTTTTGTTGATTAGCCCGGATACCAAAACAATAATCTTACAGAGTTTAGTAGTGGTATTGTTGATTGCTATCAACTGGTTGAGTAAAGAAAGATTTATGGGCAATGGAGACCTTTGGTTGATAGTCGGGGTCAACCTTAGCTTGTCGGATGCTAGTCTAGTAGTTTCTTACTTGGTAGCAATTTATTCAGCTACATTGATAGGCATCATTGGGATGGCTACAAAGAAATTAACCATCAAGTCTAGTATTGCCTTCGGACCATTTATCCTATTGGGTTGGTGGGTAGCAAAATTAAGTTTGGTAGATTTTAAGTGGCTGATTGAGAGTCTAAGGTTGTTATAG
- a CDS encoding endonuclease/exonuclease/phosphatase family protein — protein MLIILLSWSFIRITAWKIARIMIWVGSIIGLVIICYQVSLIPRIKYASKQPKQSTESLRVGFYNKHYLNQDFGSIRQKLVDNRLDLLAIAEVTKEQFDDFEQAFGQYYLTKFDCSCQNDNFILISKQPVGVRSFEVEAKTFEVEAGLGDQTLSLYVSHFLYPGNTEMLRSRNQEIVKVADRVSSDNKWLWMGDFNLSPFASSYQATGLGLLANINPNSGLNHSWCYKGRIAPCATIDHGMIDGNLRLYDYQTIDGGGNSDHKMIIAEVGI, from the coding sequence ATGCTTATAATTCTACTAAGTTGGAGCTTTATTCGAATAACAGCCTGGAAGATTGCTAGGATAATGATCTGGGTGGGCTCAATTATTGGGTTAGTGATCATCTGCTATCAAGTCAGCTTAATACCTAGGATCAAATATGCTAGCAAGCAGCCAAAGCAGTCTACCGAGTCACTGAGGGTAGGGTTTTATAATAAGCATTACCTTAATCAGGATTTTGGATCAATCAGACAGAAGCTTGTCGACAATAGACTGGATTTGTTGGCTATAGCTGAAGTTACCAAGGAACAATTTGACGATTTTGAGCAAGCCTTTGGCCAATACTATCTGACCAAGTTTGATTGTAGCTGCCAAAATGATAATTTTATTTTAATTAGCAAGCAGCCAGTAGGGGTTAGAAGCTTTGAAGTTGAAGCTAAGACCTTTGAAGTCGAGGCAGGATTGGGGGATCAAACTTTGAGCCTATATGTCAGTCATTTTTTGTATCCGGGAAATACTGAGATGCTGAGATCGAGGAATCAAGAAATAGTCAAAGTAGCAGATCGGGTATCTAGTGACAATAAATGGCTTTGGATGGGAGATTTTAACCTCAGCCCATTTGCGAGTAGCTATCAAGCTACAGGACTAGGTCTACTGGCAAACATCAATCCAAATAGTGGACTGAATCACAGCTGGTGTTACAAGGGTAGAATCGCACCATGTGCAACTATTGACCATGGGATGATTGATGGCAACCTCAGGCTGTATGACTATCAAACTATTGATGGAGGGGGTAATTCGGATCATAAAATGATCATTGCCGAGGTAGGAATATAG
- the uvrB gene encoding excinuclease ABC subunit UvrB: MTTQQSDFQLVSKYAPAGDQPKAIDKILSGFQNNQNRQTLLGVTGSGKTYTMANIIQGLNRPTLVLSHNKTLAAQLYSEFKAFFPYNAVHYFVSYFDYYQPEAYIPKRDIYIEKDSAVNEEIDRLRLAATAGLLSRKDVIIVASVSCIYGLGSAEIYASQQIELSVGEIRERGKLIRQLTDIQYQRNNLSFGRSDFRVRGENLEIWPSYQNQGIRVEFFADRIVKISSFHPLSGKKIEDLGQVAIYPAKHHVTPKQKLDQSIIAIREEAKKRLARFDQEGKLIEAQRLESRIEYDIEMIEQTGYCKGIENYSRYLTGREAGEQPATLLDYFPDDFLMLIDESHISLPQVRGMYAGDRARKETLVEYGFRLPSALDNRPLSFQEFDQHLGRVLYISATPNDYELDRSDQVVEQIIRPTGLLDPIIEVRSSDNQVDDLIAEINQRVELQQRVLVTTLTKKLAEELSEYLKKLGIKTAYLHSDVVALERVEILQDLRKGKYDVLIGINLLREGLDLPEVSLVAIIDADKEGFLRNRTSLIQTIGRAARHKQGKVIMYADRLTDSMRLAIEETERRRRLQESFNHKHGITPESIKKGFSDDLPHSKDDQIDDLEMLGNVDLKKLPNEELDYLLGELDEQMRLAADRLDFEEAARLRDQIAKLKKSRKK; the protein is encoded by the coding sequence TTGACAACTCAACAATCAGATTTCCAGTTAGTCTCAAAATACGCACCAGCTGGTGACCAGCCAAAGGCGATTGACAAGATTTTGTCAGGGTTTCAAAACAATCAAAATCGTCAAACTTTACTCGGGGTGACTGGTTCTGGTAAGACATATACTATGGCTAATATTATTCAGGGTCTGAATAGGCCTACTCTAGTACTTTCGCACAACAAGACCTTAGCTGCTCAACTCTACAGTGAATTTAAGGCATTTTTTCCCTACAATGCTGTGCATTATTTTGTAAGCTATTTTGATTATTATCAGCCAGAAGCTTACATACCAAAGCGAGATATTTATATCGAGAAAGATTCTGCTGTCAATGAAGAGATTGATAGATTGCGCCTAGCGGCTACTGCTGGATTATTATCACGCAAAGATGTGATTATTGTTGCTTCTGTTAGCTGTATTTATGGGCTAGGATCGGCTGAAATTTATGCTAGTCAACAAATCGAGCTGTCTGTAGGTGAGATTAGAGAAAGAGGGAAGTTGATTAGACAGTTAACCGATATTCAGTATCAGAGAAACAACCTAAGCTTTGGTAGATCAGATTTTCGAGTCAGGGGTGAGAATCTTGAGATTTGGCCATCTTATCAAAACCAAGGCATTAGGGTGGAATTTTTTGCTGATAGGATAGTGAAGATTAGTTCCTTCCATCCACTTAGCGGTAAGAAGATTGAGGATCTCGGTCAGGTTGCAATTTATCCAGCCAAGCATCATGTTACACCCAAGCAGAAGCTTGATCAGTCAATCATTGCCATTAGGGAAGAAGCAAAAAAACGACTTGCTAGATTTGATCAAGAAGGCAAGCTAATCGAGGCTCAGAGACTGGAAAGTCGGATCGAATATGATATAGAGATGATTGAACAGACTGGATACTGTAAAGGCATTGAAAATTACTCTCGCTACCTGACGGGCAGGGAGGCTGGAGAACAGCCAGCAACCCTACTGGACTATTTTCCAGATGATTTTTTGATGTTGATCGATGAATCACATATTAGTTTGCCTCAGGTTCGTGGAATGTATGCTGGAGATCGAGCGAGGAAGGAAACATTAGTCGAGTATGGCTTTAGATTGCCAAGCGCTCTAGATAATAGACCCTTGAGTTTTCAGGAGTTTGATCAACATTTAGGCAGGGTTTTGTACATTTCAGCTACCCCAAATGACTATGAACTTGATCGCTCAGATCAAGTAGTAGAACAGATCATCCGACCGACTGGTCTACTAGATCCGATAATTGAGGTCAGGAGTAGTGACAATCAAGTAGATGATTTGATAGCTGAGATCAATCAGCGAGTCGAGCTTCAGCAAAGGGTATTAGTAACTACCCTGACTAAGAAATTGGCTGAAGAACTAAGTGAATACCTCAAGAAGCTTGGTATCAAGACTGCTTATTTGCATAGTGACGTAGTAGCACTAGAGAGGGTCGAGATATTGCAAGATTTAAGGAAGGGTAAGTACGATGTGTTGATAGGTATCAATCTATTGCGTGAAGGATTAGATTTACCCGAGGTAAGCCTGGTAGCAATTATTGATGCAGATAAGGAGGGATTTCTCAGGAATCGTACATCATTAATTCAGACTATTGGGCGGGCAGCTAGGCACAAGCAGGGTAAGGTGATCATGTATGCCGATAGGCTAACTGACTCAATGCGTCTTGCTATCGAAGAGACTGAGAGAAGGAGAAGGTTACAGGAAAGCTTTAATCACAAACATGGGATTACTCCTGAGAGTATCAAGAAAGGCTTCAGTGATGACTTGCCTCATAGCAAAGATGATCAGATAGATGATCTAGAGATGCTAGGGAATGTTGATTTGAAAAAGTTGCCAAATGAAGAATTGGATTATTTGCTGGGTGAACTAGATGAACAAATGCGATTGGCTGCTGATCGATTGGATTTCGAAGAGGCTGCCAGACTACGTGACCAGATAGCTAAATTAAAAAAATCTAGAAAAAAATGA
- a CDS encoding M48 family metallopeptidase, with translation MGKSKQSLTELRLDRREYLDNREMARMIIQGRLDYYQTMLGVKYKRVSIKLLRSRWGSCSSLGNLNFNYLIIKLPDQLRDSVIVHELTHLIHPNHSQLFYQTAEEILPGFRKISKQMRNYQLRG, from the coding sequence GTGGGAAAGAGTAAACAATCTTTGACTGAACTCAGGCTGGATCGCAGGGAATACCTGGATAATCGTGAGATGGCGAGAATGATTATTCAGGGTAGGCTAGATTATTACCAAACTATGTTGGGAGTTAAATACAAAAGAGTTAGTATTAAACTTCTAAGGAGTCGTTGGGGAAGTTGTTCGAGTCTGGGCAATCTTAACTTTAATTACCTAATTATCAAATTGCCGGATCAACTTCGAGATTCAGTGATAGTTCATGAATTGACCCACCTAATTCACCCAAATCATAGTCAGCTATTTTATCAAACTGCTGAAGAGATCTTGCCAGGCTTTAGAAAGATAAGTAAACAGATGCGTAATTATCAGCTGCGAGGATGA